One Pomacea canaliculata isolate SZHN2017 linkage group LG1, ASM307304v1, whole genome shotgun sequence genomic window, ATCTCCCCGTGACTACTCTCGTCAAGAGCTACGAGCGACAGACCGTGGAAGAAAATTTTACCAGGGGACGCAACTCCGCATCCTGTTTTTTgggattgtctccctttgtagACTcgactgaaataaaataattatcgCCACTGCTCGACACTTTCTTCACTGTGTGCACTGACCTAAAACCTTGGCAACAAGAAGCCTTGATCACAGGACCATTTCTGGAAGAGAAGCACGGTGTgaaagcacatcaaagtctacAAAGTCTTCAACAGGCGAACACTTTTCTCATTCATTCAAATAAGCAAATAATGACTAACAACTTTGTTATGATGCGTTTCATGTGTACAGTTTGATTAATACTGCAGAAGCTATGAATGCAATATTATTCATTCCCAGACTGCCTTATTACCCAAAATTTCATTTCTCATGAAAAATgtgttcgtttgtttatttttacatatcaaagcttgaaggtttttttttttctttttgttgttgtttatttgttttatcgATTGATTTTATTTCGGATTGTCTTGgttcattttgtttaattctCGTGTTTAATTCATCCTAAGCCACTTTTTAAGACTTCTTTACTGTGTTTTCATGCAATCAATGAAAAATGGTAGATTTCACTTGTTAAACCCTTCGTGTATTTGATGTAATTAGTGCATttgttgtatttaaatttttctttcttttttcctaattttgtCGATTGAAAGAACTGCATATCATTGTGATAACTGATTACTTTCTAAAATCTATTTTACTCATGTTTTCTCTATGGACATTATGCAGTGTTTGGCTACTGCCGAACAAGAAAGAAGTTCAAATTGTAACTATCAAATGTTTTGTGCAACTTGAGCTGtgtattatatttacattatagGTTTTGAAATGAGAAATGGGGCGGTGGAGGGTACAGGGGAAAATATCTACACTGACAGGTATCTACTTAAAGCATTTCTCAACCATTCTGTGCACAATCgagaaacaaaagcaatttttgATCAGCACGTCAATCACCAgtaaagaaatctttttaaagatataaaccTATATAAACAGgtatatataaacataacagGTATGCACATGAATGGATAGCTTGAACAAAACTTCAGTCCACTGAAAATGGGGGTTTCCCACCGCACCATTTAAACTCCTGGTTTGCAtatgttttgtttaaagtaCTTTTGGAACTATTCATTCAACGATGTATTGTCAGAAAGTACACAAAAAGAATTATTCCCTCGATGTTCAGATTTGTTTGGCTGCCAGTTGCCAGATTCCTGGTCCTGGTTAATGGAAGCTTGACTCTGCGAATGGTTGGTTATTTATCGCGTGTAATTTGTGAAGGTATTCATGTGTGCTTGCGTGTCCCCCTCTGTGATTCCTctgaaaactgtaaaatttgaGTGAATTTCTTGGAACTTTCTATAATCTATCAttaactgtttgtttactttatgttTGCTAGCTTTAAGTTTGGTCTACCTGCTTACAAGCGACGCAAAACAACTTCATACATACGTACCATACCTCTTACCTTTTATCACCGAATGTCAACCTCCAAGGAATGAACAATTCCAGAAAAgctttaaaggacaacacgagtgcaacattttttttcctttatgatcggattaagttcattttaaaataataattcctaaaatatgagtacataattgtttaattttcaaaatatgttttcaaacattGGCATTCTCACCtaccactaggaaagcagaagaaaaatactcTCCGATACTGAAGAGTTCTTTTGCCCcgcaagtagtatttgtaacagtgagtgtgacTTAGTTCAgcaaagttaataaaatatcaacacaTTTAACATGTGAGTTTGTTTAAGATAAActcttataatattttttatttgatagatggttaatttccagcatttcgttttattttataattacaactgactgctgacAGGGACTTTTTACCATTAACAAtacaacattataaaaatttgatgtatatgtatatatcgatataaaaacttatttcttcctcattcaGCTGCATGCAAATTTGCTGTTTACTTACTCGCACGTGCTCCCGTTTAAGCTCATCATACTTTTGTCACCCTCAATTCTTGTTTCGTCTGTTTCTAGCACGTACATCAATAGGGTcctcacactgtcagttgttttttaGCATTGAGCTGGATAAGGAGATGACTGGTGATGTTTgtgactgtcacgtgatgtttaaGCTTTTCACCAGCTATCgtagttggttttaacagctcgtgCTTTTGTATAGTTGGCACAGCTTTGTTTTACTAAAAGTTTAAGACTTGCTTGCACTATATTAGTGACTGGATAGCATTCGATTTGAAATGTGTTGAGCAAATTATTGAATACGGAGTGAGGACTAAGTCCACACGGCATCTCTATATACTGATCTCTAAACAAAGTCAATCCACTGGCGtttgttgccattatctttaAGATTTCCTAAATGAGTACAAATTAATTCTATAAGAGTGTTGAAGAGAATACTCAGCAACAGCATACTGAGTCCTGGTAATTTTTCGTTTACCGAGGATCGCCTTTTGTGTATTCGAATTCAGCTCACGCGAacgaaattatttttagaaatactaccctgcgtcccttcctttttttcgacAAATCCAATtttgatgaaggaaaaaaaaataacctccAGTAATATATTTGTCGTGCCTCTTCGTCATGAAATACAACCAGAATATGTTTATGATCTCTTTCTAACGATGTTAGGTGagcgctcgtgttgtcctttaagctGACATTCTGCCTGCGTGCGGATATTCTTGAAGTTTACTTGATCAACAGCATATAAGAAAATTGTACTGAACCTTAGTCTAAAAGAcattggacacacacacacacagagttatacagacaagagaaagaaaaagctgcTGAACTAAATGACAGTAAAtcgaaatataaaaataagatttctcGTTACTGCGGTAAACACATTCAACATCAAAATAGTGAGCAAGATAAAATTATAGCGGAGGAAATAAAAGATtgaaagcatgaaaaatgaaCATGAAAGTGACGAAATGATGGCCAGAATGAAAGagattttatttgattatttactgCTTAGAGCATAATAGCTacaggaaaggaagaaagaaagagagaggaacaaGAGTGTCAAAAGCTACACAGCACATTCCTCTAGACCATCCTTCGCTGTCATCGTCTTCAGGGTTCATCATCTGATTCGCCAGAGAATCTTGCACCTTCTGCCAAACCAGAACGAGGCTCTGACCTTTTCATACGCATTTCCAATCTAAGTGAGGCTGCACTGAAGACAAGCCATGAATTAAACCACTTAAGTCAGTTGGCTTCACTTTTGAAATGTGGAATTTTGTCTCCTTGCGAGCTCGACCGCTTGCTGGCACCAGAATACAAATCTATTTTTAGTCCTTCATCCGGCTGTCGAGGATGTCTGCCATGTTCAGCAGGTGCACGAGAACCCAACAGCAGCAGAATTTGAGGGGTGAGGATGGGAAAGGGGAGAAGTATGCGAGAAAGTATTTATACcattatctccttttttttttttatatctttccttttaccttctttctttctttatctttttttccttctttttctttccccaatttttcttttatttcttactgaAAAGTTGTAATGcgtatttattttaacatttaaatgacGATTCGTTTTCAGAAAATTTGTTCAAAGttccaaacaagaaaaaactttGTTTCCATTATTCGAATCATTTCAGATGATATTTCATACAATCTTATACCTTTTAtgtgaatttataaaaatttaaagctttttttcttgtatgaTTTCACAAGTTTACAACTAAGCATACTAGTTAAAGATCTGGGTTGTGGGGATTCGATACTATCATTAAAATGGAGACCCAAGTCTCCAAACTTGCTGCAGCTGAGCAAAAACACACAACTCTAGCAACATGTTTGGTGTGACTGACACTTCACTGTGACATCAGTAAACTCAAATAAACAATATGTTAACACATACAAACGACGTTGAAGGCTAGAAAGATGTACATGGACATGTTTATACACAATACTTCCACACTCCTCCTCCCCGCGCCccaacataaataaaatcaacactGAGCGCTGAGATGTTTATAGCATTACTGTCGTGCAactaatacaaacattttacagaaaaagcTTCTTTCCCCACATTTCCCTCACTGTCCTgtcggagaaaaaaaaaaacatgcttttcTCCGTACAATTTCTTCCTACGCTCAACTAGAATAATGAAAATGCTTCATCTAAAAGCACGTCTGCCACGTACAATGGAAGTCGGGCGTTCCCCTCGCCAGAGAGAAGGAAACTGATTGCAGACATTGTTGGCATCCTACTCCAAAACTTCGCCCTCTTTTTTTAAGCTTATACAAAATGTCTCTAGAAGAcagcagagagaaaagaagaatggAGAAAAGgggaaaggaaaggaaggaggaagggatggacgagcaaagaaagaaatccaCTACTGAACATTCACAAACCAACGCCAACCTTTGCGTTTTCTGAAACTTTGCGTGtgtagtgaaaaaaaaaatgtcagtagaTGACAGGagagattaaagaaaagaagcaacGATTGTacttgtgtgcgtgcgcgtgcgtgcttaTCTCCTCTCAAGCATTTCAAATGCTAGCAACAGAAGATGAAGTTCCAACTGCTATCACATGACGTCATATCCTCACATTTGAATCAAGCCAGTCTCCTTGAATCGCCAGTAAAAGCCAACGAATTCTCAATCTGCATTTGAGCTTGTCGTCATGgataccagaaaaaaaaatgttttgccgTATTGGGTAGCGCGTGCGCTGGGGGAAAGCACTATCTCGTTAAACGGTAAAAACTTGCACGTCTGCTGCTCGCACGACGGCGGAGGAGGAGAAAATGGGGAaactgatatgtgtgtgtgtgcacacgtgggTGTGTGTCAGACCGGGTATCTTTCTTCGATATCCTACTAAATCTCACACCACGGTAGAGAACAGGGTGCGTTCAGTGGCAAATTCATCCTCTCCGCGCACAAGCAGCGTATAGCAGGTGAATCATATTTGAAAGCaagagcgcgcacacacactctctcactcacaaacatacttataaattttatttttcgttggGATTTAACTTATaagtttctaaattttgttgttgttgttgttgttgttttgtttttgtttttttttgttttgttttgtttttagttagGTAGCCCTCGAGAGTAagtcttattttttgttctcttttcctGCTGTGCCTCACCCCAGACATTCTGGGTCGTTTCTTCGCCTTCCTCATCCCGCTGAGCTCTGGCAGGGGGAAGggataaaagttttttttatttttttttttccttcatcatcTCGTTATTGCGAGGGTTTCTCGCCGGTTGTTTCCAGACGCTCTGCCACGCGCTGTACACGTGTACAGTCAGTACACCGTCCCTGGCCTGTGTAAGGCGCAACACCTGGAGCGTCAGCAGCGGGACTGTCTTCCCCCGTGAGTCTACTGGAAGACATCGACAAACCAGTTAAGTTTGTACTGGTTTTTCtttaaccaaaaacaaacttaaattcAGCACAAGGGGCGTGAGTACGTGATGTGTAGATTGTAGTGGGGGTTAGAGAAAATTGTCGAAGAAAGGGAGGAGGGATGGAGAAATGACAATGGCATTTGAAGATGCAGTAGAAGAAAGTTGTGATTAATGTCTGGAACAGAATGCGTGCAGTGGAATAGTAAGAAGTACACATCACCGCCCGTCCTGGTCTGTAAAATCACTGAACTTATTTTTGTCCTCTTCTTTTTGCTGTTAGTACTTCGTCTTCTTTTGATGTTTAGTTCAGCTGGAAGAAGAAGCAAATTCGAATAAAATATTCCGATGAAAGGCTCGGCGTTAGAAAAGTTGGTCTGAAAGATCAGCTGCGTCTGAATCAGGTCAGAACAACTAGCGCGATATACTGAACATACGTGCGAACATCGATTGGGAGATTACATGGGGAATTTGTGGATTAGTGATTATTTTGATTGAGAATATACTGAAAAATTTATTGGGAAATTATACTGTTTGCGATTATGTTGACTGAGATTCTATTGGGAACACTAGGTGAGAGTGTTAGGCAAGATGTAGAAACGGTTAGTACACGTAAACATTCGTCTGAGGAAATGATAAAAGGCAATCTCACATATTTCGAGGTATAAGCCAAATAAATCATGTTATTCCTATCTGTTACCTATGTTTCTAACAGCACGTGATTTATGAAAAGTACAAGTAGTGCCAATACATTAACTTTTCAGTTGCCTGAATTATTCTCATAAGATACTGGATTATTTAtagccatttttttatttcaatagtGCATTATTAATCTacaacttcatttattttgggtttgctttttttgctttgttttttctttgtttgttttttgcaaataCACGCATACAAAGATGCATGCAATAATGCAAATgtgaatgtaaaatattttttccatctgTGTGTATTTATCTGTagatatgtgagtgtgtgtgggaaggAAAGGGGATTTTGCTTGTTACATACTATTCATGTCCTACGGTCGTATCTTGCAGGTGTCACCATGGCTTATTTAGCTGGAATGTCAGCCGGGGACGCAGCCTTCGCTGCTGGAGATCCTCACACTGCCATCGCTCTGTACACCCAAGAGCTGGCGGACTGGAGCAATGGCAATAAAGCTGACGGGCTCGCAGACACTTACAGAAAGCGAGCTCAGTGCTACTATCAACTACACGACTACAAGGCCTCACTACGAGACACTGCCCTCTCTCTCGCTCGGGAAAAAAGCAGCGTCCCCACTTTGGTTCTGAAGGCCCAGGGTCTGGTGGCCTGCAAGCGCTTTCATGAAGCTTACGGCGTCTTCAGGCAGGCCCTGGACCTGGAACCTAACAACCAGCTCATCGCCAAAGGATTACAACAGATGAGGAAGGAGATAGAAGTCGAGAATCATTCTTCCCAGCGGGAAGACAACACCTCCGGATTGACTGATGTCACCAGCCTCCATCCCATAACTCCCTTGCCTGGAGACCGGTCCCTGAAGCTTGCAGAACAGGAGCTGATGACCAGTTGGGAGCTGGACCAGCCAGACATCACAAAGCGTGTCGGTTGTGACCAAGACGCGGCTGAGGGAGTGTCACAGGATCGTAGCAAAATACACGCGGGTGGAGGAAAGGTGGAGGGGTGgatgcagagggctgctgtccTCTCCGCCAAGGGTGACCTGCGAGATGCGTTCAGATGCTGCGTGGCTGTCGATGAAGCGGATCGCACATTGGACATTTGGAAAATGGGAGGTGAGTGTCAACTTTCTGTGCCGTTGAGGCTTCACGTGCATGAACATGCGGCATACATGTAATCCATAAACCTAGTCTTCACCTTTAGTGTCTTCATCATTGACATCGTCGTCAACACATCGTCGTAACCTGATAGCTGGAGGAAGAAAGATTCATTCGCTGCATTGGAATTAATTGACAATTATCTGCAGTTTACCAACGAAAACAAGGGACATAACCTTTCAGATTTTAGTCTAGGCTTGTGGagtagttacttcccttgccaGGGTCTGCCTACATATACTTCTAACCCTGCGCTGGAGTAGTGATATCTCGTAGGTCTGAATAAAGAGAACGAAaatttgtgaaagaaatatcttgcactgaattTTGCCCAGTCATTACAAGGAAACTTTGCACCCTTTAGTCATTTAAGAGTCTTCTTAACCAGACATATTGTTGAAAACTTGTCACAGACTGCACGTGGTGTGGCTGACTAAGAATGACACTAGGCATCTATTTGTCAATCGCCAAACACATTGTAACCTTTGTTCATAAAAATCGTTCCCGTCTTACCTTCTGACTTGACGGCTTCCTGTAGACTTTGTACCTTGAGACTTCAATGTAGGGTATGACAGTGCGTCACGAGACGTGTCAGGTTCACAGCAGGTCAAGGAAGTCAATTCATTACGTCATCTCTCGACAGCTCTATTTATAGCCTGTTATCGCCTGGACTTGCTCGAACATAATAAAAATGCTTCTGGCTTTCTAGTGGCCTAAAATTGTCctgatgtcattttatttatgtgcatataaacatatgtgtgtgcaaTCGATCGATTGTCAACACAGTTGATCAGTGTTTTCATAAAGCAGACGATGAGTCAGGTATTGCCTGTTATTGACTTAAACGTTCATAACACAGTGTTTTTATTGACTAAGACGCCTACATGCTGTCAGGACCTAAATAAACAACGTTCTTTCCATATCACCTTACTTAAATGTCTGGACTTAGAATAAAtaatgagataaataaaaaaaacgtacaaagaaaacattactcACCTGCCTCACGGTCGAGCTGTTGCTGTGTACCTGAAAGGAAcacccttttctctctttcttcctttcatatCGTCTAGCACTTTAGGATACTCCCTCCTCTGATGAGAGCGATGAGGGCTACATGTAAAGAGGGgataagataaataaacatatttttacttaCACCCTCGTAagtaaagaattgtcattgtcttttgcAGACAATGAAAAATGATCAATActcctcttttttaaaataattaagatcATTAGATAGCTCTGTGACGAACAGAAAACGATCTCATTGGACTGATGGATCCATGTACACGTGCAATTATTTCCAGGTTCAATCCTCGACAAATTAGGGCTACCTGTCTGCTCAGAAGACTGGCTACGCCAGGCTGTCTGGCGTTCCGCACACGACGACAACAGCACCAACATCCTTTTCCAGAACGTTCGTGCCAGGCGTCTGTACGAACCCCTGACGAAAGACACGGCGGTAGAGGTGACCTTTACCCCTATAGGTCGAGGCGTCAAGGCCGTAAAGGCCATCTCAAAGGGCGAGGTCGTTTTCACGGATGCACCGGTCCTTCACGCCCAGACGCTGTCTTCCCTGCAGTTCCCGTGCTGCGCCGCTTGCGTCACCAGCCTGATCGGGCCGGCGGACGTCTTCGGCGCCCAGAGCTGCAGCAGGACCTCCTGCAGAAGGCCGTGAAGAAGCACTGGCCTGTCAGGTCAAAGGTCGCCTGCAAAGCAGGCTGCTCTCGCGAGGTGTACTGCAGCGAGAAATGCCGTGACGAGTCGTGGGACGCCTACCACCGCCTGCTGTGTCCGCACAAAAATGCGGATGTGGCGCGCCTGTACGATGTGTGCGACACCTACCACCACCTCACCCGTGATGACGTCAGACTCTTCCACGGGTGGTGGAACGCCTCCTTCAGCCCGGTGCTCCTGGCCAAGGTGTGGGCCCTCATCACCTGTCGGGCCCAGAGCATGGCCCACGAGGCCGGCCGTGCCGTGCCTTCAGAAGAAGACCGGGCCCTGGCTGGAGCACCTTTCAGCCGGTGAATTCCCCCCGTCTGTTTTCTTCTTGCGCCTCTTTCTTGCCTCCGCCTACACCTGACCTCGTTTTACTGCCATTTGTCCACAGCTGCATGCGTAAGTGGCAGTTGCCTATTGTTGTAGTCTTATTAACTGAGCTTACAGTGGTCACTAGACatagaaacaaaccaaaaaaatgatgaaaagaagaaatacattaGTGCCTTGCAGATCTTTACCAAACTTCATTCAATGGTTATCTAATCGTGTAAccgtttctttttaatttttctttggttGGCTGGTTTACCACAGTGATGCactaaccagaaaaaaaaaacgttttgtgtttgtctccgTTGCtatctgacatttatttaattttcgtTTTAGAAACCTAACTGGCTCAATGCTGTTTTTAGTAAAgttttgaaatgacttttatACCATGACCTTAATCACTTCGGTACAACAGCACTTCCTGCTGATACAATCTCATTTGACCAAGTGACAGCAACACGAGAACAATTTAGGTCTCGAGCAGCCGGAAGTGAACATAAGTAATGGTATTGTCACAAAcgattttcattttcacttgtCCGTTTCTTAAGTTGCCCAAACTTAAAACTGACGCAATGAAGATGTTGTGTTGTCACGTGGTTACACACTCACGTGCGTGAATTACTAGCATTTCATCTTATTTACTTGCAAGCGAAAAAGAAACTGCAGCCCAAAGCATTAGTGCACATTTAATAAGCGGATAGCCGAATGGTTGGAGCACTAGAGTTAGAACCGAGAAGCctggttcaatacccgtgtGGCTCAGCAAACTTCCAACCATCCCCAATTCGACCCAGCTGTTGGAAGTAGGTACCTGAAGTTGCATGAGGTtgggaaaaataataacattctCATTTCccaaagacctaaaaaaaaaaaaaaaaaaaaaaaaaattggcgacctttacctttaattTTAGCGATTTTGTGTAGACATGGTCAAGGGCTCATTCGAGGCTTTGCACTGTATCGCAAATCTCCTACATGTCACTTGTTTtgcattattaattattattcacaaattatgtagatttttttgtaacatttatatTACTTCAGATTGACATATTTTAACCCAAATGCTtatcatttttgcattttcGTGCATACTCGTGCATGCTCCGTACATCAACCGTACAATGGTACTACTATTGCTGTAACTCTAGTGGTGGgcaaattttctttctaatgactGAGTAAAATCAGAGAGGAGATACATGTACTATTTTCACACATCTCGATGAATATCACCCTTGCCTTCCGTTCTTGAGATGCATGCCCAGAACATCGCCATGCTTGGAGTAAGAGGTCTAGATCGTGTAATGTTTGTACATACACGCTTAATTAACATACAcctccagctctcccattggtgGATGTCTTCCCAACGTGAccgtatccatgtacaattaTGACGTCTGTTTTGTTGACCTTAACCTGTGCATGGTGATTTTGGCATGAGTGTATCTCAAAAATAGAAATGGAAATggggtattcacccagatttgtgAAAATAGTGTTATGTATTGAGCCTTACCCAGTCATAAAAAAACTGCACCTCCACTAGTTCTTTGAATAACTTTTCTTCTTGGGGAGAGAGCTCAGTCAATCAAGGATCGACTAGCGCGTGGCCATCGTTGTGAGAACCTTGTCTCCACCTTGAACCTATTTGTGATTGTGGTTATTCCTTTTGAGTacgggtgcgtgtgtgtgtggcgtgcAGGTAAGTGACCCATCAGTGAGTTCACGATGTGCTTCACAAGAAAGTTTATGCTTCATCTCAGATTTGTATCAAGTGGACCAGGCAGCAACGCCGACGCCATTTCTAAGATGTATCAGCTGATGAAGGAAATCTTCAAGAATCTGGAAGATGGGCTCGGCTTCGATATTACCAAAGAAGAATTTGATTACAGGTATTTTCAGGTAAAATCTccgaataattttcttttacatgacTACGTCACACCCTTAAACGTAAGTGAAAACAACTCTTTTAGCAGCACTTTGCATCATAGTGGTGTCCAtaatggtgatggtggtgccaTCAAtgtagcttttatttatttatttatttatatagttgTCCTGCAATGTCCAATCGTTCTCTGACTCCGACAACCCGATGGCACACTTCACCAAGGGGATCAACAAGGACCCCCAGTTTGCCCATCTTCTGAGCCTGGCACGCCGGAAGGAACACGAGGGCGATTTTGCAGGTCTCTTTCCTCTCCATGCCTCCATGAACCACTCGTGCTCTAACAACGTCGTTGTCAGCGACGGCAAGACCCCGGATGGAAGAATCGGCTGTGTCGTCAAAGCTGTCAGAGACATCCTTGTCGACGACGAAGTAAGCTGACGAGTGCTGGAAACAGAAAGGACtagtatgtgcttgtgtgtatatattttatgtgattgAGGAAGGAGTTCATTCTTTGTGAgtatatatctttcttttgatctcTTCATGGTTATTTCTTAatttagggatttttttttcctttctttcatatCTTTTTTTCGGTTTACGCGTTTCTTGCTTCTATATTTCATTTGCATCCCTTTTAGCTCTGTCCTCCGAACTTTCTttcttacatacacacaaacagtaaCTTTTGTTATTCATCATCAACAGGTATGTAACCAATATATTGACACAACTCTAGGCCGCAAGGAGAGACGGTTGATGCTGTACTGGGCCTACAACTTCTGGTGTTGCTGTCCCCGCTGTCAGTTTGAGGGGGACGGGCCTGGAGAATGTTGTGAGTGT contains:
- the LOC112563304 gene encoding uncharacterized protein LOC112563304, with translation MAYLAGMSAGDAAFAAGDPHTAIALYTQELADWSNGNKADGLADTYRKRAQCYYQLHDYKASLRDTALSLAREKSSVPTLVLKAQGLVACKRFHEAYGVFRQALDLEPNNQLIAKGLQQMRKEIEVENHSSQREDNTSGLTDVTSLHPITPLPGDRSLKLAEQELMTSWELDQPDITKRVGCDQDAAEGVSQDRSKIHAGGGKVEGWMQRAAVLSAKGDLRDAFRCCVAVDEADRTLDIWKMGGECQLSVPLRLHVHEHAAYM
- the LOC112561066 gene encoding LOW QUALITY PROTEIN: SET and MYND domain-containing protein 5-like (The sequence of the model RefSeq protein was modified relative to this genomic sequence to represent the inferred CDS: inserted 2 bases in 1 codon; deleted 1 base in 1 codon); translation: MDPCTRAIISRFNPRQIRATCLLRRLATPGCLAFRTRRQQHQHPFPERSCQASVRTPDERHGGRGDLYPYRSRRQGRKGHLKGRGRFHGCTGPSRPDAVFPAVPVLRRLRHQPDRAGGRLRRPELQQDLLQKAVKKHWPVRSKVACKAGCSREVYCSEKCRDESWDAYHRLLCPHKNADVARLYDVCDTYHHLTRDDVRLFHGWWNASFSPVLLAKVWALITCRAQSMAHEAGRAVPSEEDRALAGAPFSRFVSSGPGSNADAISKMYQLMKEIFKNLEDGLGFDITKEEFDYRYFQLSCNVQSFSDSDNPMAHFTKGINKDPQFAHLLSLARRKEHEGDFAGLFPLHASMNHSCSNNVVVSDGKTPDGRIGCVVKAVRDILVDDEVCNQYIDTTLGRKERRLMLYWAYNFWCCCPRCQFEGDGPGECCECGKKSPDKPXFPQCGRCKHAWYCSSACQKKAWKRGHKKICITMT